Proteins from a genomic interval of Stenotrophomonas sp. WZN-1:
- the rpoH gene encoding RNA polymerase sigma factor RpoH, translating to MSQNTSTALVANNLPIPSALGSLDAYIGAVHQIPVLSVDDEQDLARRFRDGNDLDAARELVHSHLRFVVHVARGYNGYGLALGDLIQEGNIGLMKAVKRFDPDMGVRLVSFAVHWIRAEMHEFILKNWRIVKVATTKAQRKLFFNLRKSKTRLGWMNAAEVSAVAKDLNVSEREVMEMESRLSGRDIGFDAPTDEDNEHAPPSPAAFLVANDEDPSMAYERADSEDNQMQLLREGLAELDARSRDIIRRRWLDADSKVTLQELADEYGVSAERIRQVEANALKKMKALFTA from the coding sequence ATGAGCCAGAACACCTCTACTGCCCTTGTGGCAAACAATCTCCCGATTCCCAGTGCGCTCGGTTCGCTGGACGCCTACATCGGTGCCGTGCACCAGATCCCGGTGCTGTCGGTCGATGACGAACAGGACCTGGCCCGTCGCTTCCGCGACGGCAACGATCTGGACGCTGCCCGCGAGCTGGTGCATTCGCACCTGCGCTTTGTGGTGCATGTGGCCCGCGGCTACAACGGCTACGGCCTTGCCCTGGGCGACCTGATCCAGGAAGGCAACATCGGCCTGATGAAGGCGGTCAAGCGCTTCGACCCGGACATGGGCGTGCGCCTGGTCTCCTTTGCCGTGCACTGGATCCGTGCCGAGATGCACGAGTTCATCCTGAAGAACTGGCGCATCGTGAAGGTCGCCACCACCAAGGCACAGCGCAAGCTGTTCTTCAACCTGCGCAAGTCGAAGACGCGCCTGGGCTGGATGAACGCGGCTGAGGTGAGCGCGGTGGCCAAGGACCTGAACGTGTCCGAGCGTGAGGTCATGGAAATGGAGTCGCGGCTGTCCGGTCGCGATATCGGTTTCGATGCGCCGACCGACGAGGACAACGAGCACGCGCCGCCGTCGCCGGCCGCGTTCCTGGTCGCCAACGACGAAGACCCGTCGATGGCCTACGAACGTGCCGACAGCGAAGACAACCAGATGCAGCTGCTGCGCGAAGGCTTGGCCGAGCTGGACGCCCGCTCGCGCGACATCATCCGCCGCCGCTGGCTGGACGCGGACAGCAAGGTGACGCTGCAGGAGCTGGCCGACGAGTACGGCGTGTCGGCCGAGCGCATCCGCCAGGTTGAAGCGAATGCGCTGAAGAAGATGAAGGCGCTGTTCACCGCGTAA
- the ung gene encoding uracil-DNA glycosylase: MMDEVADTPTIQLEPSWKLHVGDYLLQPQMRELSSFLRQRKAGGAAVFPPGPQIFAAFDATPFEQVKVVILGQDPYHGRGQAHGLSFSVPPGVPVPPSLLNIYKEIESDLGIPRPDHGCLIPWAQRGVLLLNAVLTVEEGKAGAHQGRGWEGFTDHVVDVLNREREGLVFMLWGAYAQQKGKVIDTRRHRVLKSPHPSPLSAHRGFLGCRHFSMANEYLQRRSQVPIDWSLPPRSAL; encoded by the coding sequence ATGATGGATGAAGTAGCCGACACCCCGACGATCCAGCTGGAACCGAGCTGGAAGCTGCATGTCGGCGATTACCTGTTGCAGCCGCAGATGCGCGAGCTGTCCAGCTTCCTGCGCCAGCGCAAGGCCGGTGGCGCGGCGGTGTTCCCGCCCGGCCCGCAGATCTTCGCCGCGTTCGACGCCACGCCGTTCGAGCAGGTGAAGGTGGTGATCCTCGGGCAGGACCCGTACCACGGCCGTGGCCAGGCGCACGGCCTGAGTTTCTCGGTGCCGCCGGGCGTGCCGGTGCCGCCGTCGCTGCTGAACATCTACAAGGAGATCGAGAGCGATCTCGGTATCCCGCGTCCGGACCATGGCTGCCTGATTCCATGGGCGCAGCGTGGCGTGCTGCTGCTCAATGCGGTGCTGACGGTGGAGGAGGGCAAGGCCGGTGCGCACCAGGGGCGCGGCTGGGAAGGCTTTACTGACCACGTGGTGGACGTGCTCAACCGCGAGCGCGAAGGGCTGGTGTTCATGCTCTGGGGCGCCTATGCGCAGCAGAAGGGCAAGGTCATCGATACCCGCCGCCACCGCGTGCTGAAGTCGCCGCATCCGTCGCCGCTGTCGGCCCACCGTGGCTTCCTCGGCTGCCGGCATTTCTCGATGGCCAACGAGTACCTGCAGCGCCGCAGCCAGGTCCCGATCGACTGGTCGCTGCCGCCGCGTTCGGCGCTCTGA
- a CDS encoding response regulator — MQPQALKHLEGPATRVMVVDGSKLVRKLIADVLQRDLPGVEVIGCDSIEDAQQALAQGPVDLVTTSLTLRDGDGLALARMVREAAGQAYVPVIVVSGDAQQHLEQRRFTEYVTDYFDKALGHEALATFIRGYVQPQTIPGATILYIEDSRVVAEATKRMLERQQLNVLHVVSAEEAFTLLTAESLGRSRHRIDLVLTDVTLKGELSGRDVVQRVRVDFGYGKRRLPVLVMTGDGNPHNQTGLLQSGANDLVLKPIEERLLVTKVLFQLRLARLNDGPLLR, encoded by the coding sequence ATGCAACCGCAAGCGCTGAAGCACCTTGAAGGGCCCGCGACGCGGGTGATGGTGGTCGATGGTTCGAAGCTGGTGCGCAAGCTGATCGCCGACGTCCTGCAGCGCGACCTGCCGGGCGTGGAGGTGATCGGCTGCGACAGCATCGAGGATGCGCAGCAGGCGCTGGCGCAGGGCCCGGTGGACCTGGTGACGACCTCGCTGACCCTGCGCGATGGCGACGGCCTGGCGCTGGCGCGGATGGTGCGCGAAGCGGCCGGCCAGGCCTATGTGCCGGTGATCGTGGTTTCCGGCGATGCCCAGCAGCACCTGGAGCAGCGCCGCTTCACCGAGTACGTCACCGACTATTTCGACAAGGCGCTGGGCCATGAGGCACTGGCGACCTTCATCCGCGGCTACGTGCAGCCGCAGACCATTCCCGGCGCCACCATCCTCTACATCGAGGACAGCCGCGTGGTGGCCGAGGCCACCAAGCGCATGCTGGAACGCCAGCAGTTGAACGTGCTGCACGTGGTCAGCGCCGAAGAAGCGTTCACCCTGCTCACCGCCGAGTCGCTGGGCCGCAGTCGCCATCGCATCGACCTGGTGCTGACCGACGTCACCCTGAAGGGCGAACTGAGCGGTCGCGACGTGGTGCAGCGTGTGCGCGTGGACTTCGGCTACGGCAAGCGCCGCCTGCCGGTGCTGGTGATGACCGGCGACGGCAATCCGCACAACCAGACCGGGCTGCTGCAGTCCGGTGCCAACGACCTGGTGTTGAAGCCGATCGAAGAACGGCTGCTGGTCACCAAGGTGCTGTTCCAGCTGCGGCTGGCCCGATTGAACGATGGACCCCTGTTGCGATGA
- the ftsX gene encoding permease-like cell division protein FtsX, producing the protein MAKNENSEAAAPSRVGVWFQHHVHSVVFSLGRACRKPWATLLTVMVMALALALPLGLSIALDNLKQFAGSVQQSRDINVFLKGNVDGPGALRLAGQLRDRDDVAEVNVRTPEQGLQELRDAGLGEAIDALNDNPLPSLLVITPGQGKDDARLARALESLPEADLVQHDALWRQRLDAWLAFGARLVQVLSVLLGVGAALVVGNTVRLDIQARREEIGVLQLLGASDGFIRRPFLYLGAWYGLGAGAVALALIGAAGAALRVPLAELSRSYGSPFVLHGLDLLHGGLVLLGTLLLGWLGAWLVTGHFLRQTRPTDT; encoded by the coding sequence ATGGCGAAGAACGAAAACAGCGAAGCCGCCGCCCCCTCGCGCGTGGGCGTCTGGTTCCAGCACCACGTGCACAGCGTGGTGTTCAGCCTGGGCCGCGCATGCCGCAAGCCGTGGGCGACCCTGCTGACGGTGATGGTCATGGCATTGGCGCTGGCGTTGCCGCTGGGGCTGTCGATCGCCCTGGACAACCTCAAGCAGTTCGCCGGCAGCGTGCAGCAGTCGCGCGACATCAACGTGTTCCTGAAGGGCAACGTGGATGGGCCCGGCGCGCTGCGCCTGGCCGGGCAGCTGCGCGACCGCGACGATGTGGCCGAAGTGAACGTGCGCACGCCCGAGCAGGGCCTGCAGGAACTGCGCGATGCGGGCCTCGGTGAGGCGATCGACGCACTCAACGACAATCCGCTGCCCTCGCTGCTGGTGATCACCCCCGGCCAGGGCAAGGATGACGCACGCCTGGCGCGCGCGCTGGAAAGCCTGCCCGAAGCCGACCTGGTGCAGCACGATGCGCTGTGGCGCCAGCGCCTGGATGCCTGGCTGGCCTTCGGCGCGCGGCTGGTGCAGGTGCTGTCGGTGCTGCTCGGCGTCGGTGCTGCGCTGGTGGTCGGCAACACCGTGCGACTGGACATCCAGGCCCGCCGTGAAGAGATCGGCGTGCTGCAGCTGCTCGGCGCCAGCGATGGCTTCATCCGCCGCCCGTTCCTGTACCTGGGCGCCTGGTATGGCCTGGGCGCCGGCGCGGTGGCGCTGGCCCTGATCGGCGCCGCCGGTGCCGCCCTGCGCGTGCCGCTGGCCGAACTCTCGCGAAGCTACGGCAGCCCGTTCGTGCTGCACGGCCTGGACCTGCTGCACGGCGGCTTGGTCCTGCTCGGCACGCTGCTGCTGGGTTGGCTGGGCGCCTGGCTGGTCACCGGCCACTTCCTCCGCCAGACCCGCCCGACCGACACCTGA
- the ftsE gene encoding cell division ATP-binding protein FtsE, translated as MSVLRFDNVSKQYAGGHEALIDVSFEVAPGEMLFVTGHSGAGKSTLLKLIHLDERPSRGAVVFDERNLLKVRGGDVPRHRRAVGAVYQDHRLLMDRSIAENVALPLILRGTRRGDISKRVRSVLERMGLGHREKALPSQLSAGEQQRVGIARAIVGEPKLLVADEPTGNLDPTLAAEIMALFAELPSRGTSVLVVSHDLPLLRRMRKRVLILDHGRLVDDISPQDLAE; from the coding sequence ATGAGTGTCCTGCGCTTCGACAATGTCAGCAAACAGTACGCCGGTGGCCACGAGGCGCTGATCGATGTCAGCTTCGAGGTCGCGCCGGGCGAGATGCTGTTCGTCACCGGCCATTCCGGTGCGGGCAAGAGCACCCTGCTCAAGTTGATCCACCTCGATGAGCGGCCCAGCCGCGGCGCGGTGGTGTTCGACGAGCGCAACCTGCTGAAAGTGCGCGGTGGCGACGTGCCCCGCCACCGACGCGCGGTGGGGGCGGTCTACCAGGACCACCGCCTGCTGATGGACCGCTCGATCGCCGAGAACGTGGCGCTGCCGCTGATTCTGCGCGGCACCCGCCGTGGCGACATCAGCAAGCGCGTGCGCTCGGTGCTGGAACGGATGGGCCTGGGCCATCGCGAAAAGGCGCTGCCCTCGCAGCTGTCGGCCGGCGAGCAGCAGCGCGTCGGCATCGCCCGCGCCATTGTCGGTGAGCCCAAGCTGCTGGTGGCCGATGAGCCGACCGGCAACCTCGACCCGACCCTGGCGGCGGAGATCATGGCGCTGTTCGCCGAGCTGCCCTCGCGTGGCACCAGCGTGCTGGTGGTCAGCCATGACCTGCCGCTGCTGCGCCGCATGCGCAAGCGCGTGCTGATCCTCGACCACGGCCGGCTGGTGGATGACATCTCGCCGCAGGACCTGGCGGAGTAA
- a CDS encoding class I SAM-dependent methyltransferase, whose amino-acid sequence MASVPCYDAFDLHYAQHVAASASRPLERRTLLELAGPLQGRDVIDLACGSGDFGRHLLLHGARSALGVDLSAAMIEQARRLSGQGGDAMQFLQGDATRLDLPARFDIAVAVWLFNHADTLQELERMYRAAARVLRPGGRLLGIVTHPAFRLARGDFSRYGARIVRQQALEDHHLVEVAFADAAEARVTDHQWRADQHEQAAARAGLPGLQWQVPAPTAAECEGRPAGFWDEYRDNNALVVLHARREG is encoded by the coding sequence ATGGCATCCGTACCCTGTTACGACGCATTCGATCTGCATTACGCGCAGCACGTGGCGGCTTCTGCATCGCGTCCGCTGGAACGCCGGACACTGCTGGAGCTGGCCGGTCCACTGCAGGGGCGGGATGTCATCGATCTGGCCTGCGGCTCCGGCGATTTCGGCCGCCACCTTCTGTTGCACGGGGCACGTAGTGCCCTCGGTGTCGATCTGTCCGCCGCGATGATCGAGCAGGCGCGCCGGCTTTCCGGGCAAGGCGGTGACGCCATGCAGTTCCTGCAGGGCGACGCGACCCGCCTGGACCTGCCGGCCCGCTTCGATATTGCCGTGGCGGTCTGGCTGTTCAACCACGCCGATACGCTGCAGGAACTGGAGCGCATGTACCGGGCGGCAGCCCGTGTCCTCAGGCCGGGCGGACGGCTGCTGGGCATCGTCACCCATCCGGCCTTCCGCTTGGCCCGGGGCGACTTCTCGCGCTACGGCGCACGCATCGTCCGGCAGCAGGCGCTGGAGGATCATCACCTGGTGGAGGTCGCGTTCGCCGATGCCGCCGAGGCCCGCGTCACCGACCATCAATGGCGCGCGGACCAGCACGAGCAGGCGGCCGCCCGCGCGGGACTGCCCGGGCTGCAGTGGCAGGTGCCGGCGCCGACAGCGGCGGAGTGCGAGGGTCGGCCTGCCGGCTTCTGGGATGAATACCGCGACAACAACGCGCTGGTGGTCCTGCACGCCCGCAGGGAAGGGTAG
- the rhlB gene encoding ATP-dependent RNA helicase RhlB, which produces MSDKPLTDLTFSSFELHPALQAGLEGAGFTRCTPIQALTLPVALPGGDVAGQAQTGTGKTLAFLVAVVNRLLTRPALADRKPEDPRALILAPTRELAIQIHKDAVKFGSDLGLRFALVYGGVDYDKQRELLQQGVDVIIATPGRLIDYVKQHKVVSLHACEICVLDEADRMFDLGFIKDIRFLLRRMPERTIRQTLLFSATLSHRVLELAYEHMNEPQKLVVEAETITAARVRQRIYFPADDEKIPLLLGLLSRSEGARTMVFVNTKVFVERVARSLEKAGYRVGVLSGDVPQKKRESLLNRFQKGQLEILVATDVAARGLHIDGIKYVYNYDLPFDAEDYVHRIGRTARLGEEGDAISFACERYAMGLPDIEAYIEQKIPSEPVTKELLTPLPRPERPAPAAGEEGEENESVGQIFREAREARAAEEERRGGGRSGGRSGGGRGERRDGERGGERRSRGPRKPRVEGEQAAAAPAEGAQAAVAQAPRPPRPPRAEGAPEGAVDGERKPRKRRRRRHGRPVEGGEGVQASAGNGASPVTPVQVVAKPVRTAADTGDSFLTRIGRKIRRMLSGN; this is translated from the coding sequence ATGAGCGACAAACCGCTGACCGATTTGACCTTCTCCTCCTTCGAGTTGCATCCGGCCCTGCAGGCCGGCCTTGAAGGAGCCGGATTCACCCGCTGCACCCCGATCCAGGCGCTGACCCTGCCGGTCGCGCTGCCCGGTGGTGATGTTGCCGGCCAGGCCCAGACCGGCACCGGCAAGACCCTGGCCTTCCTGGTCGCTGTCGTGAACCGCCTGCTGACCCGCCCGGCCCTGGCCGACCGCAAGCCGGAAGATCCGCGCGCGCTGATCCTTGCCCCGACCCGCGAACTGGCCATCCAGATCCACAAGGATGCGGTGAAGTTCGGTTCCGACCTGGGCCTGCGTTTCGCGCTGGTCTACGGCGGCGTCGACTATGACAAGCAGCGCGAGCTGCTGCAGCAGGGCGTGGACGTGATCATCGCCACCCCGGGCCGCCTGATCGACTACGTCAAGCAGCACAAGGTGGTTTCGCTGCACGCCTGCGAGATCTGCGTGCTGGACGAAGCCGATCGCATGTTCGATCTGGGCTTCATCAAGGACATCCGCTTCCTGCTGCGCCGCATGCCGGAACGCACCATCCGCCAGACCCTGCTGTTCAGCGCCACCCTCAGCCATCGCGTGCTGGAGCTGGCCTACGAGCACATGAACGAGCCGCAGAAGCTGGTGGTCGAAGCCGAGACCATCACCGCCGCGCGCGTGCGCCAGCGCATCTACTTCCCGGCCGACGACGAGAAGATCCCGCTGCTGCTGGGCCTGCTGTCGCGCAGCGAAGGCGCGCGCACCATGGTGTTCGTCAATACCAAGGTGTTCGTCGAGCGCGTCGCCCGTTCGCTGGAAAAGGCCGGCTACCGTGTCGGCGTGCTGTCCGGCGACGTGCCGCAGAAGAAGCGCGAGAGCCTGCTCAACCGCTTCCAGAAGGGCCAGCTGGAGATCCTGGTGGCCACCGACGTGGCCGCGCGCGGCCTGCATATCGACGGCATCAAGTACGTCTACAACTACGACCTGCCGTTCGACGCCGAAGACTACGTGCACCGCATCGGTCGTACCGCGCGCCTGGGCGAAGAGGGTGATGCGATCAGCTTCGCCTGCGAACGCTACGCCATGGGCCTGCCGGACATCGAGGCCTACATCGAGCAGAAGATCCCGTCCGAGCCGGTCACCAAGGAACTGCTGACCCCGCTGCCGCGCCCGGAACGCCCGGCACCGGCCGCTGGCGAGGAAGGTGAGGAGAACGAGAGCGTCGGCCAGATCTTCCGTGAAGCGCGCGAAGCACGTGCCGCCGAAGAAGAGCGTCGTGGTGGTGGTCGCAGTGGTGGCCGCTCCGGCGGCGGCCGTGGCGAGCGTCGCGACGGCGAGCGCGGCGGCGAGCGCCGTTCGCGTGGCCCGCGCAAGCCGCGCGTGGAAGGCGAGCAGGCCGCAGCTGCCCCGGCTGAAGGTGCTCAAGCCGCCGTCGCCCAGGCCCCGCGTCCGCCGCGCCCGCCGCGTGCCGAGGGGGCACCGGAAGGTGCCGTGGATGGCGAGCGCAAGCCGCGCAAGCGCCGTCGTCGTCGCCATGGCCGTCCGGTCGAGGGTGGCGAGGGCGTGCAGGCCAGCGCCGGCAATGGCGCCAGCCCGGTGACCCCGGTGCAGGTGGTGGCCAAGCCGGTGCGCACGGCGGCCGATACTGGCGATTCGTTCCTGACCCGCATCGGCCGCAAGATCCGTCGGATGCTGTCGGGCAACTGA
- the trxA gene encoding thioredoxin, whose translation MSDKVVHVGDADFDSAVLNSKEPVLVDFWAEWCGPCKMIAPALDELADAYQGRAKIAKVNVDHNRALAAKYHVRSIPYLVVFKDGEKVGEQIGAVGKAQLAGLLDKALA comes from the coding sequence ATGAGCGACAAGGTTGTACATGTCGGCGACGCCGACTTTGATAGCGCAGTGCTGAATTCCAAGGAACCGGTGCTGGTCGATTTCTGGGCCGAGTGGTGTGGCCCCTGCAAGATGATTGCCCCGGCGCTGGACGAACTGGCCGATGCCTACCAGGGCCGCGCCAAGATCGCCAAGGTCAACGTCGACCACAACCGCGCGCTGGCCGCCAAGTACCACGTGCGTTCGATTCCGTACCTGGTCGTGTTCAAGGACGGCGAGAAGGTCGGCGAGCAGATCGGTGCGGTGGGCAAGGCCCAGCTGGCCGGCCTGCTGGACAAGGCCCTGGCCTGA
- the rho gene encoding transcription termination factor Rho, with translation MSDNTSETGSADAPAEKRVRKPRVSKAAAPAAAETSAAPAQPTLPLAAAPEAPAPAAAAPAPSAPAAEAPASGGGEGGEGRESGQRQQNHQGGGQNQNQGQGQNNNPYNQNGQQGQGNRRDRFRNRRDRDRNRGGRDDGMPQDGGDQQPFVPRPHANVPEGFPVYSLSDLKRMPAQKLLEIAEQLQISEGVARARKQDVIFALLKVLTRHGDGVAADGVLEILPDGFGFLRAAEASYLAGPDDTYISPSQIRRFNLRTGDHISGRIRFPKDGERYFALNIVDTINGEPIEASKNKVLFENLTALFPRRRFTLERGNGSSEDITGRILDLMAPQGKGQRSLIVSQPKAGKTMMMQQVATAITTNHPDVHLIVLLIDERPEEVTEMQRTVRGEVISSTFDEPAARHVQVAEMVIERAKRLVEHKKDVVILLDSITRLARAYNNVVPSSGKVLTGGVDANALHRPKRFFGAARNVEEGGSLTIIATALVDTGSKMDEVIYEEFKGTGNSEVHLSRRIAEKRVFPAIDINRSGTRREDLLIEPELLQKIWILRKLLHPMDEMAAMEFLLDKMKNTKSNDEFFGSMKR, from the coding sequence TTGTCCGATAACACTTCCGAAACCGGCAGCGCCGATGCGCCCGCCGAAAAGCGCGTGCGCAAGCCCCGCGTGAGCAAGGCCGCCGCTCCGGCAGCCGCCGAAACCAGCGCCGCTCCGGCGCAGCCGACCCTGCCGCTGGCAGCCGCGCCCGAAGCGCCGGCACCGGCTGCAGCCGCCCCCGCGCCGAGCGCGCCTGCCGCTGAAGCCCCCGCCTCCGGCGGCGGTGAGGGTGGCGAAGGCCGCGAATCCGGACAGCGCCAGCAGAACCACCAGGGCGGTGGCCAGAACCAGAACCAGGGCCAGGGTCAGAACAACAACCCGTACAACCAGAACGGCCAGCAGGGCCAGGGCAATCGCCGCGACCGTTTCCGCAACCGTCGCGACCGTGACCGCAACCGCGGTGGCCGTGATGACGGCATGCCGCAGGACGGTGGCGATCAGCAGCCCTTCGTGCCGCGTCCGCACGCCAATGTGCCGGAAGGCTTCCCGGTCTACTCGCTGAGCGACCTCAAGCGCATGCCGGCACAGAAGCTGCTGGAAATCGCCGAGCAGCTGCAGATCTCCGAAGGCGTGGCCCGTGCCCGCAAGCAGGACGTGATCTTCGCCCTGCTGAAGGTGCTGACCCGCCACGGCGACGGCGTTGCCGCCGATGGCGTGCTGGAAATCCTGCCGGACGGCTTCGGCTTCCTGCGCGCGGCCGAAGCCAGCTACCTGGCCGGCCCGGACGACACCTACATCTCGCCCAGCCAGATCCGCCGCTTCAACCTGCGCACCGGCGACCACATCTCCGGCCGCATCCGCTTCCCGAAGGATGGCGAGCGCTACTTCGCGCTGAACATCGTCGACACCATCAACGGCGAGCCGATCGAAGCGTCGAAGAACAAGGTGCTGTTCGAGAACCTGACCGCGCTGTTCCCGCGCCGCCGCTTCACCCTGGAGCGTGGCAACGGTTCGTCGGAAGACATTACCGGCCGCATCCTCGATCTGATGGCGCCGCAGGGCAAGGGCCAGCGTTCGCTCATCGTGTCCCAGCCGAAGGCGGGCAAGACGATGATGATGCAGCAGGTCGCCACGGCCATCACCACCAACCATCCGGACGTGCACCTGATCGTGCTGCTGATCGATGAGCGCCCGGAAGAAGTGACCGAAATGCAGCGCACCGTGCGCGGCGAGGTCATCAGCTCGACCTTCGACGAGCCGGCCGCGCGCCACGTGCAGGTGGCCGAAATGGTCATCGAGCGCGCCAAGCGCCTGGTCGAGCACAAGAAGGACGTGGTGATCCTGCTCGACTCGATCACCCGCCTGGCCCGCGCCTACAACAACGTGGTGCCGAGCTCGGGCAAGGTGCTGACCGGTGGTGTGGACGCCAACGCCCTGCATCGCCCGAAGCGCTTCTTCGGTGCCGCGCGCAACGTGGAAGAAGGCGGCAGCCTGACCATCATCGCCACCGCGCTGGTCGACACCGGCTCGAAGATGGACGAGGTGATCTACGAAGAGTTCAAGGGCACCGGCAACAGCGAAGTGCACCTGAGCCGTCGTATCGCTGAAAAGCGTGTGTTCCCGGCCATCGACATCAACCGTTCCGGCACCCGCCGCGAAGACCTGCTGATCGAGCCGGAGCTGCTGCAGAAGATCTGGATCCTGCGCAAGCTGCTGCATCCGATGGATGAGATGGCCGCGATGGAGTTCCTGCTGGACAAGATGAAGAACACCAAGTCCAACGACGAGTTCTTCGGATCGATGAAGCGCTGA
- a CDS encoding sensor domain-containing diguanylate cyclase — MPTLSPRLNLGKLILALALLSAIIALANTLLASYRVQRDQLVGNTLEANRVYATKLAETTQNFLLAAQQELAYAATRLGQSDLDPKQAQDEASRLQLQTNSFNSSLVVDADGLVIATSPQTLQLQGEILHSVGNNAALAARQPMISDPYQSATGKLLVSLSHPIFDRQGRYRGYVSGTLYLRQRSALHTLLGKHYYRDGSYLYVVDRHGRLLYHADGKRVGDYVVGNPAVKAVVRGERGAQQVRNNLGVSMLAGYAPVPATGWGIIAQRPTEATLQPLSRLMTAVIWNAIPLGLLSLLITWWFARRISMPLWQLARNVQGGEDTGNAINHVSGIRAWYFEVAQLKQAVLHSFNALQDRIGTLNRASRTDPLTGLLNRRGLQQALDALQVQGIPFAILALDIDRFKSINDSHGHDVGDAAIVHIADQMRRYSRDSDILCRAGGEEFLLLLPGISTDSARQAGERLRQHIADHPFEPVGAITVSLGVAHFPSFHVDAEQALRLADKALYMAKEQGRNRVVVYPYAD, encoded by the coding sequence ATGCCAACGCTGTCTCCCCGCCTCAACCTGGGCAAGCTGATCCTCGCCCTGGCCCTGCTCAGCGCCATCATCGCCCTGGCCAATACCCTGCTGGCCAGCTACCGCGTGCAGCGCGACCAGCTGGTCGGCAATACCCTGGAAGCCAACCGCGTCTATGCCACCAAGCTGGCCGAGACCACCCAGAACTTCCTGCTGGCCGCGCAACAGGAGCTGGCCTACGCCGCCACCCGGCTCGGCCAGAGCGACCTGGATCCGAAGCAGGCCCAGGATGAAGCCAGCCGCCTGCAGCTGCAGACCAACAGCTTCAACTCCTCGCTGGTAGTGGACGCCGATGGCCTGGTGATCGCCACCTCGCCGCAGACCCTGCAGCTGCAGGGCGAGATCCTGCACAGCGTCGGCAACAACGCCGCACTGGCCGCGCGCCAGCCGATGATCAGTGACCCGTACCAGTCGGCCACGGGCAAGCTGCTGGTCTCGCTGTCGCACCCGATCTTCGATCGTCAGGGCCGCTACCGCGGCTACGTCAGCGGCACCCTGTACCTGCGCCAGCGCAGCGCGCTGCATACACTGCTGGGCAAGCACTACTATCGCGACGGCTCCTACCTGTACGTGGTCGACCGCCATGGCCGTCTGCTGTACCACGCCGACGGCAAGCGGGTGGGCGACTACGTGGTCGGCAACCCGGCGGTGAAGGCGGTGGTGCGCGGCGAACGCGGCGCACAGCAGGTCCGCAACAACCTGGGCGTGTCGATGCTGGCCGGCTATGCACCGGTACCGGCCACGGGCTGGGGCATCATCGCCCAGCGGCCGACCGAGGCCACGTTGCAGCCGTTGTCGCGGTTGATGACCGCAGTGATCTGGAACGCGATCCCGCTCGGCCTGCTGTCACTGCTGATCACCTGGTGGTTCGCCCGGCGCATCTCGATGCCGCTGTGGCAGCTGGCGCGCAACGTGCAGGGTGGCGAGGACACCGGCAACGCGATCAACCACGTCAGCGGCATCCGCGCGTGGTACTTCGAGGTTGCCCAGCTCAAGCAGGCGGTACTGCACAGCTTCAACGCCCTGCAGGACCGCATCGGCACGCTCAACCGCGCCAGCCGCACCGATCCGCTCACCGGCCTGCTCAACCGCCGTGGCCTGCAGCAGGCGCTGGATGCACTGCAGGTGCAGGGCATTCCTTTCGCGATCCTGGCGCTGGACATCGATCGCTTCAAATCGATCAACGACAGCCACGGCCACGACGTCGGTGACGCCGCCATCGTCCATATCGCCGACCAGATGCGCCGCTACTCACGCGACAGCGACATCCTCTGCCGTGCCGGTGGCGAGGAATTCCTGCTGCTGTTGCCGGGCATCAGCACCGACTCGGCGCGCCAGGCCGGCGAGCGCCTGCGCCAGCACATTGCAGATCATCCGTTCGAGCCGGTGGGCGCTATCACCGTCTCGCTGGGCGTGGCCCACTTCCCCAGCTTCCATGTCGATGCCGAACAGGCGCTGCGGCTGGCCGACAAGGCCCTGTACATGGCCAAGGAACAGGGCCGCAACCGGGTGGTGGTCTACCCGTACGCGGACTGA